The following proteins come from a genomic window of Lolium rigidum isolate FL_2022 chromosome 5, APGP_CSIRO_Lrig_0.1, whole genome shotgun sequence:
- the LOC124655910 gene encoding uncharacterized protein LOC124655910 — protein sequence MENKKRRLMRDNEGQHRYKRVARPSLDGSTSVAAPGSASVSCPGALSELSDQVVSRLRRSVVSLASFDGDTKLRECTGICIETSCSDSEATILTARRLIPHTRPAASLTIKVRLPNDRIVTGRIEDCRIDADFFIVNIKNLSGVGAASLDHGMQFEPHTKVAAVWRCFSSGILMATSGLNLAPPSPLTAETILSTCRIHKAGIGGPLVDFNGNFVGMNSHTKMEKTTYLRRERILRSLARHGLASVRVKEGVDDAARARMNSEMKAIRPSLSAKSVARLSKSRKGALSKEVLSRLSMSVVALASFDGNTKLCECTGICIESSCSDATYLLTSINLIPYTWPRRTITERLRIEVRLPNNKTVTGWIEDPERYIDFFIVKINNVSAAHLSHLSIDRVMQFEPYRKVAAIWRYFDSGKLKTTGGVDLASVCAHTDEKMLSTCQIHEVGIGGPLVDFDGNFVGMNCSGTEQRKTPYVRRPSIRTFMWFRGMVSVEEDVEDAVRERIKSRYGESCFLMPGRGQYINRLDATFRKDILRKPFKCAGLEMARSAYSLASESSKCLASEMNQSVVSLASFNGFAKKFSCTGIFIKEKACSATILTSASLVRVLGSAHMIDDNLRIEVCLPDGFRVVGILKCYNLHYNVALVEIMGFWRPRTIKISGDPVTSSMDVISVGSLFAHRRLMAVEGKVLIDKQSELDCQELCVSTCKITKAGIGGPLIDTDGNFVGINFYDEEETPFLPRDVIRRLLNNKWSSADDSIVEGVENRWLLPGWTHRNADTIAAVDGNKWPLPEPRRLFCDELVPDRSHLRKRHLPQPRRHCC from the exons ATGGAAAACAAGAAGCGCCGGCTGATGAGAGACAATGAAGGTCAACACCGTTACAAAAGGGTAGCTAGGCCAA GTTTGGATGGTAGCACCTCCGTAGCAGCACCGGGTAGCGCGAGCGTATCCTGTCCGGGCGCCCTGAGTGAACTCAGCGATCAAGTAGTTTCAAGATTGCGTAGGAGTGTTGTGTCGCTTGCTTCCTTCGATG GTGATACCAAGTTACGCGAATGCACAGGCATATGCATTGAAACCTCATGTTCTGATTCTGAAGCTACAATCCTGACAGCGAGACGGTTGATTCCACATACTCGGCCAGCTGCAAGTTTGACG ATTAAAGTGCGCCTTCCAAATGATCGGATTGTTACTGGACGGATAGAGGATTGTAGGATAGATGCTGATTTTTTCATTGTCAACATCAAGAACTTGTCTGGAGTTGGTGCCGCAAGTCTTGATCATGGCATGCAGTTTGAGCCTCATACGAAGGTAGCAGCTGTATGGCGCTGTTTCAGTTCAGGAATTTTAATGGCTACAAGCGGACTAAATCTTGCCCCTCCAAGCCCTCTAACCGCTGAGACAATCCTAAGCACGTGCCGGATCCACAAG GCGGGGATTGGAGGCCCCCTTGTTGATTTTAATGGGAACTTTGTTGGGATGAACTCTCATACCAAAATGGAAAAGACTACCTACTTGCGAAGGGAACGAATTCTTCGATCCTTGGCGCGTCACGGGTTGGCCAG TGTTAGAGTTAAggaaggggttgatgatgctgcaAGGGCAAGAATGAACAGTGAGATGAAAGCAATTAGGCCAA GTTTGAGTGCTAAGTCCGTAGCGAGATTGAGTAAATCCAGAAAAGGCGCCTTGAGTAAGGAAGTACTTTCCAGATTAAGCATGAGTGTTGTGGCGCTAGCCTCATTCGATG GTAATACCAAGTTATGCGAATGCACAGGAATATGCATTGAGAGCTCATGTTCTGATGCTACGTATTTACTAACATCGATAAATTTGATTCCCTATACTTGGCCTAGAAGGACAATCACTGAAAGATTGAGG ATTGAAGTACGCCTTCCGAATAATAAGACTGTCACTGGGTGGATAGAGGATCCTGAGAGATATATTGACTTTTTCATCGTCAAAATCAACAACGTTTCTGCCGCCCATCTAAGCCATCTAAGTATTGATCGTGTCATGCAGTTTGAGCCTTATAGGAAGGTAGCAGCTATATGGCGCTACTTTGATTCGGGAAAATTAAAGACCACAGGCGGAGTAGATCTTGCCTCTGTATGTGCTCATACCGATGAGAAAATGCTAAGCACATGCCAAATCCACGAG GTGGGGATTGGAGGTCCCCTAGTTGATTTTGATGGCAACTTTGTTGGGATGAACTGCTCTGGTACAGAACAAAGAAAGACCCCCTACGTACGAAGGCCTTCAATTCGTACATTCATGTGGTTTCGCGGGATGGTCAG TGTTGAGGAAGATGTTGAGGATGCTGTAAGAGAAAGAATTAAAAGTCGTTATGGAGAATCATGTTTCCTCATGCCAGGAC GAGGGCAATACATTAATCGTCTCGATGCTACATTCAGGAAGGATATCCTGAGGAAACCATTCAAATGTGCTGGTTTAGAAATGGCTCGAAGTGCCTACTCACTTGCTTCAGAATCAAGCAAATGTCTCGCTTCAGAAATGAATCAAAGTGTTGTCTCACTTGCTTCATTCAATG GATTTGCAAAAAAGTTTTCTTGCACAGGTATATTTATAAAGGAGAAAGCATGCTCTGCAACAATTCTGACTTCAGCAAGTTTGGTTAGAGTTCTTGGCAGTGCACACATGATTGATGATAACTTGAGG ATTGAAGTTTGCCTTCCAGATGGATTTCGAGTCGTAGGGATATTGAAGTGTTATAATTTACACTACAATGTTGCTCTTGTTGAGATCATGGGATTCTGGCGTCCTCGGACAATAAAAATCAGTGGTGATCCAGTTACCTCGTCCATGGACGTAATATCTGTGGGTAGTCTTTTTGCGCATCGCAGACTAATGGCTGTCGAGGGCAAGGTGCTGATTGACAAACAAAGCGAACTTGATTGCCAAGAACTCTGCGTCTCCACCTGTAAAATCACCAAG GCTGGAATTGGGGGGCCTCTTATTGACACTGATGGAAATTTTGTTGGAATTAACTTTTATGATGAGGAAGAAACTCCATTCTTGCCGAGGGATGTTATTCGCCGCCTCTTAAATAACAAATG GAGTAGCGCAGATGATAGTATTGTTGAGGGTGTTGAAAACAG ATGGTTGTTGCCTGGCTGGACACACAGAAATGCTGATACTATTGCAGCGGTTGACGGAAACAA ATGGCCGTTGCCTGAGCCACGTCGTCTCTTTTGTGATGAACTCGTGCCCGACCGTTCGCATCTTCGCAAACGGCATTTACCTCAACCCAGGCGGCATTGCTGTTAA
- the LOC124655911 gene encoding uncharacterized protein LOC124655911, translating to MLAASDAPSTSSPGPGAGDDDDRVFLVQHRWWKEARDGAGIDAHGVPYASTPAGGPTSYGMKVLSLIMNDYTAAFTLRKADDLAAVLPDAPAKPGARSYALVAADLFDKARAW from the exons ATGCTCGCCGCCAGCGACGCCCCGTCCACCTCCAGCCCCGGCCCCGGggcgggcgacgacgacgaccgcgtCTTCCTCGTCCAGCACCG GTGGTGGAAGGAGGCGCGGGACGGCGCGGGGATCGACGCGCACGGGGTGCCCTACGCGTCCACGCCCGCGGGGGGGCCCACATCCTACGGGATGAAGGTGCTCAGCCTCATCATGAACGACTACACCGCCGCCTTCACCCTCCGCAAGGCCGACGACCTCGCCGCCGTCCTGCCCGACGCGCCCGCCAAGCCCGGGGCCAGGAGCTACGCGCTCGTCGCGGCAGACCTATTCGACAAGGCGCGCGCCTGGTGA